A region of Oceanicoccus sp. KOV_DT_Chl DNA encodes the following proteins:
- a CDS encoding DUF1328 domain-containing protein has protein sequence MLYWALVFFVVAIVAGLFGFGGIASASVGIAQILFFIFVVLFILSLIFGVRRRGPRV, from the coding sequence ATGTTGTATTGGGCGTTAGTTTTTTTCGTGGTGGCAATTGTTGCCGGTCTTTTTGGCTTTGGTGGTATTGCTAGTGCGTCGGTAGGAATAGCACAGATCTTGTTTTTTATCTTTGTAGTGCTATTTATATTGTCATTGATATTCGGTGTGAGAAGGCGTGGTCCTCGCGTTTAG